One segment of Streptomyces sp. YIM 121038 DNA contains the following:
- a CDS encoding multidrug effflux MFS transporter, with the protein MAETQAEGQIREAAGPQDPVARRIATGALVTLILGGLTAMPPLSMDMYLPALPEVTDALHAPAATIQLTLTACLMGMALGQLVVGPMSDKWGRRRPLLTGLLVYVLATAICAFAPTAELLIAFRLLQGLAGAAAIVIARAVVRDLYDGVEMARFFSTLMLISGVAPVVAPLIGGQVLRLTDWRGIFVVLTVVGIALTLLVWRGLPETLAPGDRHGGGTAEALRTMRGLLADRVFTGYMVAGGFAFAALFAYISASPFVIQEIYGASPQTFSLLFGVNSVGLIVVGQINGKLLVGRVSLDKALGFGLVVITLAATALLLMTSGVFGDVGLVGVAAGLFVLMSAMGLAMPNTNALALMRTKHAAGSASALLGTSSFLIGAIASPLVGIAGEKTAVPMAVVQLTCGLAAIGCFVGLCRPWQRTSTHREPEGADR; encoded by the coding sequence ATGGCGGAGACACAGGCAGAGGGACAGATACGGGAGGCGGCGGGGCCCCAGGACCCCGTCGCCCGCCGCATCGCGACAGGGGCCCTCGTCACGCTCATCCTCGGCGGCCTCACCGCCATGCCCCCGCTCTCCATGGACATGTACCTCCCGGCCCTGCCGGAGGTCACCGACGCCCTGCACGCCCCGGCCGCCACCATCCAGCTCACCCTCACCGCCTGCCTCATGGGCATGGCGCTCGGCCAGCTGGTCGTGGGGCCGATGAGCGACAAGTGGGGCAGACGCCGCCCCCTCCTGACCGGCCTGCTCGTCTACGTCCTCGCGACGGCGATCTGCGCGTTCGCCCCGACCGCCGAGCTGCTCATCGCCTTCCGCCTGCTCCAGGGCCTCGCGGGCGCCGCCGCGATCGTGATCGCGCGGGCCGTGGTGCGCGACCTGTACGACGGCGTGGAGATGGCCCGGTTCTTCTCCACGCTGATGCTGATCTCCGGCGTCGCCCCCGTCGTCGCGCCGCTCATCGGCGGCCAGGTGCTGCGCCTGACGGACTGGCGCGGCATCTTCGTCGTCCTGACCGTCGTGGGCATCGCCCTGACGCTGCTCGTGTGGCGCGGCCTGCCGGAGACCCTCGCGCCCGGGGACCGGCACGGCGGCGGCACCGCCGAGGCGCTGCGCACCATGCGCGGGCTCCTCGCGGACCGCGTCTTCACCGGCTACATGGTCGCGGGCGGCTTCGCCTTCGCCGCCCTGTTCGCGTACATCTCCGCGTCCCCGTTCGTCATCCAGGAGATCTACGGAGCCTCGCCGCAGACCTTCAGCCTCCTGTTCGGCGTGAACTCCGTCGGCCTCATCGTCGTCGGCCAGATCAACGGCAAGCTGCTCGTGGGCCGGGTCAGCCTCGACAAGGCGCTCGGCTTCGGACTCGTGGTGATCACGCTCGCCGCGACCGCGCTGCTGCTGATGACGAGCGGCGTCTTCGGTGACGTCGGCCTCGTCGGGGTGGCCGCCGGGCTCTTCGTCCTGATGTCGGCGATGGGCCTGGCCATGCCCAACACCAACGCCCTCGCGCTGATGCGCACCAAGCACGCCGCGGGGTCGGCCTCCGCGCTGCTCGGCACCTCCTCCTTCCTGATCGGCGCGATCGCCTCGCCGCTCGTCGGCATCGCGGGCGAGAAGACCGCAGTCCCGATGGCCGTCGTCCAGCTGACGTGCGGGCTGGCGGCCATCGGCTGCTTCGTGGGACTGTGCCGCCCGTGGCAGCGGACCAGTACCCATCGGGAGCCGGAGGGGGCGGACCGCTGA
- a CDS encoding alkaline phosphatase D family protein: MSASGHHAPELRAAARHLGRRRFLTGTGAAAALAFATNLPTAGVAGAAELDAARVLDDPFTLGVASGDPQPDSVLLWTRLAPEPYAENGGLPAERVTVQWELSRDPRFRRSVRRGTATAHPEFNHSVHVQVDHLDTDRAYYYRFRAGKWTSETGRTRTAPHPHGRTGELTLAAVSCQAYHDGYFTAYKHLAEDDVDVVFHLGDYLYEYAVNSVGGARKYTDRVLPDVFNRETQTLDDYRRRYALYKSDPDLRAAHAAHPFVVTWDDHEVENNYADDLDENGNPPEEFLLRRASAYRAYWENQPLRRPQQPSGPDMQLYRRLQWGRLAQFDILDTRQYRSDQAYGDGAHVPGPESLDPKRTITGAGQERWLIDGWRRSRALWNVVPQQVTFSQRKLDLNPVAKVSMDAWDGYAASRQRVLDGAKAADVENLVVLTGDVHVGYAFDILDDFDKPSSKIVGTEIVATSITSGKDGAERPANWETYTKANPHLKFYNGRRGYVTVALGRDEARADFKTVSAVTTPGAPLATAASFVTEAGNPGLHPA, translated from the coding sequence ATGTCAGCTTCAGGTCACCACGCACCCGAACTCCGCGCGGCAGCACGCCACTTGGGCCGCCGCCGCTTCCTGACCGGCACCGGCGCGGCCGCGGCGCTGGCCTTCGCCACCAACCTGCCCACGGCCGGTGTCGCGGGCGCCGCCGAGCTCGACGCCGCACGCGTCTTGGACGACCCGTTCACCCTGGGCGTCGCGTCCGGCGACCCGCAGCCCGACTCCGTGCTCCTGTGGACCCGCCTCGCGCCCGAGCCGTACGCGGAGAACGGCGGCCTGCCCGCCGAGCGCGTCACCGTCCAGTGGGAGCTGTCCCGCGACCCCCGCTTCCGCCGCTCCGTCAGACGCGGCACGGCCACCGCGCACCCCGAGTTCAACCACTCCGTGCACGTCCAGGTCGACCACCTCGACACCGACCGCGCGTACTACTACCGCTTCCGCGCCGGCAAGTGGACCTCCGAGACCGGCCGCACGCGGACCGCGCCGCACCCGCACGGCCGCACCGGCGAGCTCACCCTGGCCGCCGTGTCCTGCCAGGCGTACCACGACGGCTACTTCACCGCGTACAAGCACCTCGCGGAGGACGACGTCGACGTCGTCTTCCACCTCGGCGACTACCTCTACGAGTACGCCGTGAACTCCGTCGGCGGCGCCCGCAAGTACACCGACCGCGTGCTGCCCGACGTCTTCAACCGCGAGACGCAGACCCTCGACGACTACCGCCGCCGGTACGCGCTCTACAAGTCCGACCCCGACCTGCGGGCCGCGCACGCCGCGCACCCCTTCGTCGTCACCTGGGACGACCACGAGGTCGAGAACAACTACGCCGACGACCTCGACGAGAACGGCAACCCGCCCGAGGAGTTCCTGCTGCGCCGCGCCTCCGCGTACCGCGCCTACTGGGAGAACCAGCCGCTGCGCCGCCCGCAGCAGCCCTCCGGGCCCGACATGCAGCTCTATCGCCGCCTCCAGTGGGGCCGCCTCGCCCAGTTCGACATCCTCGACACCCGGCAGTACCGGTCCGACCAGGCCTACGGCGACGGGGCGCACGTACCCGGGCCCGAGTCGCTCGACCCCAAGCGGACCATCACCGGGGCCGGCCAGGAGCGCTGGCTCATCGACGGCTGGCGCCGCTCGCGCGCCCTGTGGAACGTCGTTCCGCAGCAGGTCACCTTCTCCCAGCGCAAGCTCGACCTGAACCCCGTCGCCAAGGTCAGCATGGACGCGTGGGACGGCTACGCGGCCTCGCGGCAGCGGGTCCTCGACGGGGCGAAGGCCGCCGACGTCGAGAACCTCGTGGTCCTCACCGGTGACGTGCACGTCGGCTACGCCTTCGACATCCTCGACGACTTCGACAAGCCCTCGTCGAAGATCGTCGGCACGGAGATCGTCGCGACGTCCATCACCAGCGGCAAGGACGGCGCGGAGCGGCCCGCCAACTGGGAGACGTACACCAAGGCCAATCCGCACCTGAAGTTCTACAACGGCCGCCGCGGCTACGTGACCGTGGCCCTGGGCCGCGACGAGGCGCGCGCCGACTTCAAGACGGTCTCCGCGGTCACCACGCCGGGCGCCCCTCTCGCGACGGCCGCGTCCTTCGTCACGGAGGCGGGCAACCCGGGCCTGCACCCGGCGTAG
- a CDS encoding SDR family oxidoreductase, with protein sequence MAAETAGEATPEAAPDAAAKTAVVTGAGSGIGRSVTVELLRAGWSVALAGRRDEPLRETVALAAAEGGEAVRERALCVRTDVSAPDDVAALFAAVRERFGRLGLLFNNAGTFGPGGVPVEELPYDAWRHVVDTNLNGAFLCAQAAFRQMKEQEPRGGRIINNGSISAHAPRPHSVAYTATKHALTGLTKSLSLDGRPYRIAVGQIDIGNAATDMTARMRTGIPQANGDVAVEPVMDVADVARTVRHMAELPLEANVQFATVLATAMPYVGRG encoded by the coding sequence GTGGCAGCCGAGACGGCCGGGGAGGCGACCCCGGAGGCCGCCCCGGACGCCGCCGCGAAGACCGCCGTGGTCACCGGCGCGGGCTCCGGAATCGGCCGTTCCGTCACCGTGGAACTGCTGCGCGCGGGCTGGTCCGTCGCGCTCGCGGGCCGCCGGGACGAGCCGCTGCGCGAGACGGTCGCCCTGGCCGCCGCCGAGGGGGGCGAAGCCGTCCGCGAACGGGCGCTGTGCGTACGGACCGACGTCTCCGCGCCCGACGACGTCGCCGCGCTCTTCGCCGCCGTGCGCGAGCGGTTCGGGCGGCTCGGCCTGCTCTTCAACAACGCCGGTACGTTCGGTCCTGGCGGCGTGCCCGTCGAGGAGCTGCCGTACGACGCCTGGCGCCACGTCGTCGACACGAACCTCAACGGCGCGTTCCTGTGCGCGCAGGCGGCGTTCCGGCAGATGAAGGAGCAGGAGCCGCGCGGCGGCCGGATCATCAACAACGGCTCGATCTCCGCGCACGCGCCGCGCCCGCACTCCGTCGCGTACACCGCCACCAAGCACGCCCTCACGGGCCTGACCAAGTCCCTGTCCCTGGACGGGCGTCCGTACCGCATCGCCGTCGGCCAGATCGACATCGGCAACGCGGCGACGGACATGACCGCGCGCATGCGTACGGGGATCCCGCAGGCCAACGGGGACGTCGCGGTCGAGCCGGTGATGGACGTGGCCGACGTGGCGCGCACGGTGCGGCACATGGCGGAGCTGCCCCTGGAGGCCAACGTGCAGTTCGCCACGGTGCTCGCGACCGCGATGCCGTATGTGGGGCGGGGCTGA
- a CDS encoding lamin tail domain-containing protein: MRIRSAATAVLAATALTAPLLAAGPATAAPRHQGGLHLGFIQYDSPGRDTTARASVNGEWVNIHNSSSGPIQLKGYRLKDNTNYTYTFGSYKIGAGKTVKVRTGKGTNASGVRYWGRGWHVWNNTTDKARLIKPNGSQLDSCSWTTRDGGSKNCH, encoded by the coding sequence TTGCGCATTCGTTCGGCGGCCACGGCCGTCCTCGCCGCCACCGCACTCACGGCCCCGCTGCTCGCCGCAGGCCCGGCGACCGCGGCCCCGCGCCACCAGGGCGGTCTGCACCTCGGCTTCATCCAGTACGACAGCCCCGGCCGGGACACCACCGCCCGTGCCTCGGTCAACGGCGAGTGGGTGAACATCCACAACAGCAGCAGCGGCCCGATCCAGCTCAAGGGCTACCGGCTGAAGGACAACACCAACTACACCTACACCTTCGGCAGCTACAAGATAGGCGCGGGCAAGACCGTCAAGGTCCGCACCGGCAAGGGCACCAACGCCTCCGGCGTGCGCTACTGGGGCCGCGGCTGGCACGTGTGGAACAACACCACCGACAAGGCCCGCCTGATCAAGCCGAACGGCTCGCAGCTCGACTCCTGCTCGTGGACCACCCGCGACGGGGGCTCCAAGAACTGCCACTGA
- a CDS encoding PhzF family phenazine biosynthesis isomerase codes for MSTSDQHAQTADVLRYTAFATDPDGGNPAGVVLDADGLDGVRMLAIAADLGYSETAFVTPGPAGLGPEGRTFTVRYFSPQTEVPFCGHATVATAVALAERDGAGDFVFTTEAGTVPVTVAEADGVLRATLTSVEPKVSEAPAADVTEALAALGWAADDLDAQLPPRIAYAGARHLVLAAATRERLADLDYDFERLRSLMLRLDVVTVQLVWRETPSVYHVRDPFPVGGVVEDPATGAAAAAFGAYARELGLVPAAAELTLHQGVDMGRPGVLTVTLREGDTRVRVSGAAVRIPA; via the coding sequence ATGAGCACATCAGACCAGCACGCCCAGACCGCCGACGTCCTGCGCTACACCGCCTTCGCCACCGACCCCGACGGGGGCAACCCGGCCGGAGTCGTCCTCGACGCCGACGGGCTCGACGGCGTGCGGATGCTCGCGATCGCCGCGGACCTCGGCTACAGCGAGACGGCGTTCGTGACGCCGGGGCCCGCCGGGCTCGGGCCCGAGGGCCGCACTTTCACCGTGCGGTACTTCAGCCCGCAGACGGAGGTCCCCTTCTGCGGCCACGCCACCGTGGCGACGGCGGTCGCCCTCGCCGAGCGCGACGGGGCCGGCGACTTCGTGTTCACGACCGAGGCCGGCACCGTGCCGGTCACCGTCGCGGAGGCCGACGGGGTGCTGCGCGCCACCCTGACCAGCGTCGAGCCGAAGGTGAGCGAGGCCCCCGCGGCCGACGTCACCGAGGCCCTCGCCGCCCTCGGCTGGGCGGCGGACGACCTCGACGCACAGCTGCCGCCGCGGATCGCCTACGCGGGCGCCCGGCACCTGGTCCTCGCGGCGGCCACGCGCGAGCGGCTCGCCGACCTGGACTACGACTTCGAGCGGCTGAGGTCCCTGATGCTGCGGCTCGACGTGGTGACGGTCCAGCTGGTCTGGCGGGAGACCCCGTCCGTCTACCACGTACGGGACCCGTTCCCCGTCGGCGGCGTCGTCGAGGACCCGGCGACCGGCGCGGCAGCGGCGGCGTTCGGCGCCTACGCGCGCGAGCTCGGCCTGGTGCCCGCCGCGGCGGAGCTGACCCTGCACCAGGGCGTGGACATGGGGCGCCCCGGAGTCCTCACGGTGACGCTGCGCGAGGGGGACACCCGGGTGCGCGTGTCGGGCGCGGCGGTGCGCATCCCGGCCTGA
- a CDS encoding nuclear transport factor 2 family protein, whose protein sequence is MTIPVNQLSDPTVRDFVTALNAGDRTALTGLLTPDATMSDDGSDRNLMEWLDREAFSSGGHMDVESEADGGRALVADYRNDTWGAMRTKWKFTVDGGKVSRFETGQA, encoded by the coding sequence ATGACCATTCCGGTGAACCAGCTCAGCGACCCGACGGTCAGGGACTTCGTCACCGCCCTGAACGCGGGCGACAGGACCGCCCTGACGGGCCTGCTCACGCCCGACGCGACCATGTCCGACGACGGCTCCGACCGGAACCTCATGGAGTGGCTCGACCGTGAGGCGTTCTCGTCCGGCGGCCACATGGACGTCGAGTCGGAGGCGGACGGCGGCCGCGCCCTCGTGGCCGACTACCGCAACGACACCTGGGGCGCGATGCGCACCAAGTGGAAGTTCACGGTGGACGGCGGGAAGGTGTCCCGGTTCGAGACCGGACAGGCCTGA
- a CDS encoding DoxX family protein, whose translation MTCRRSHPCARPDRRDIGLLLLRTGTGAVLAAHGSQKLLGWFGGGGIEGTGAYFESVGYRPGKANAVLAGLAEAGGGALLALGLATPAAGAAAAGAMAGAAPVHAPNGFFNQGGGFEYPAVLGLVSAALAITGPGRLSADHALGDALNRAWMAPAALLATGVATAALVASRRRALREAEA comes from the coding sequence GTGACCTGTCGCCGTTCCCACCCGTGCGCCCGCCCCGACCGGCGCGACATCGGCCTGCTGCTGCTCCGCACCGGCACGGGCGCGGTGCTCGCCGCGCACGGCTCGCAGAAGCTGCTCGGCTGGTTCGGGGGCGGCGGGATCGAGGGCACCGGCGCGTACTTCGAGTCCGTCGGCTACCGCCCGGGCAAGGCCAACGCCGTGCTCGCGGGGCTCGCGGAGGCGGGCGGGGGCGCGCTGCTCGCGCTCGGCCTCGCCACGCCCGCGGCCGGGGCCGCGGCCGCCGGAGCCATGGCCGGGGCAGCGCCCGTGCACGCGCCCAACGGCTTCTTCAACCAGGGCGGCGGCTTCGAGTACCCGGCGGTCCTCGGCCTCGTCTCGGCGGCGCTCGCGATCACGGGGCCGGGTCGCCTGTCCGCCGACCACGCGCTCGGGGACGCCCTCAACCGGGCCTGGATGGCACCGGCGGCCCTGCTCGCCACGGGGGTCGCGACGGCCGCACTCGTGGCCTCCCGGAGGCGGGCCTTGCGGGAGGCCGAGGCCTGA
- a CDS encoding class I SAM-dependent methyltransferase, whose translation MTSTDAPPRLTRLTFHGPLSEARATRIVARAAEALTAADRPTVLDLGCGWGELTLRLLQAAPAATAVGVDLNEEDLERGRALARARGLADRVEFAAESATDTARGPADVVLCLGSAHTLRPADAAPPHTADALRALRRLVRPGGRVVLGEGFWERTPTAAELAAMWPDARTDEHLHLGDLTDAAVAAGFRPMWVETANAEEWEEFESAYLADTEVWLAANAGHPLAAQARERADRHRATWLRGYRGLLGIAYLTLVPVD comes from the coding sequence ATGACCTCCACAGACGCCCCGCCCCGCCTCACCCGCCTCACCTTCCACGGCCCCCTGTCCGAGGCGCGGGCCACCCGCATCGTGGCGCGGGCCGCCGAGGCCCTGACGGCCGCGGACCGGCCCACCGTGCTCGACCTCGGCTGCGGCTGGGGCGAGCTGACGCTGCGCCTCCTCCAGGCGGCGCCCGCCGCCACCGCCGTCGGGGTCGACCTGAACGAGGAGGACCTGGAGCGGGGCAGGGCCCTGGCCCGGGCCAGGGGGCTCGCGGACCGGGTGGAGTTCGCGGCCGAGTCGGCGACGGACACCGCGCGCGGCCCGGCCGACGTCGTGCTCTGCCTCGGCTCCGCCCACACCCTGCGCCCGGCCGACGCCGCGCCCCCGCACACCGCCGACGCGCTGCGGGCCCTGCGCCGCCTGGTGCGCCCCGGCGGGCGCGTCGTCCTCGGCGAGGGCTTCTGGGAGCGCACGCCGACCGCGGCGGAGCTGGCCGCGATGTGGCCGGACGCCCGCACCGACGAGCATCTGCACCTGGGCGACCTGACGGACGCGGCGGTCGCCGCGGGCTTCCGGCCGATGTGGGTGGAGACGGCGAACGCCGAGGAGTGGGAGGAGTTCGAGTCGGCGTACCTCGCGGACACCGAGGTCTGGCTCGCCGCCAACGCGGGGCATCCGCTCGCGGCCCAGGCCCGCGAGCGCGCGGACCGGCACCGCGCGACCTGGCTGCGCGGCTACCGCGGCCTGCTCGGCATCGCCTATCTGACGCTCGTGCCCGTGGACTAG
- a CDS encoding aminoglycoside phosphotransferase family protein, which yields MLPPVRTDEEWDAIVPDEAVMRPGAADLCARLGVAGVPLTRFREGSQPVYAVGDDLVLKLFPAAAADDGVTEARVLAHVHGRLPVATPRVHSWGAYENGWRYVLMSQLPGESLHHAWPRVPGADRERLVERAGRTLAALHALDHAPLAGALGPGDWDAFLARQRAGAVERQRARHLPEHWLEQIPDFLDAVAGVGERAAESAGERAAQAPAAGGRRALLHTEFMREHLLAAPAPDGRWELTGLFDFEPAMIGDPAYDFVAVGLYVTRADPRLLARFTSAYGRAFEPRRLLAHTLLHVYSNLPRYLRELPAPPEPTLDALAEHWFGRG from the coding sequence ATGCTGCCCCCCGTGCGCACCGACGAGGAGTGGGACGCGATCGTCCCGGACGAGGCCGTGATGCGGCCCGGCGCGGCGGACCTGTGCGCCCGGCTCGGCGTCGCGGGGGTGCCGCTCACCCGCTTCCGCGAAGGCTCCCAGCCCGTCTACGCCGTCGGCGACGACCTCGTGCTCAAGCTCTTCCCCGCCGCCGCGGCCGACGACGGCGTCACCGAGGCCCGCGTCCTCGCCCACGTGCACGGCCGCCTGCCCGTCGCGACCCCCCGGGTCCACTCCTGGGGCGCGTACGAGAACGGCTGGCGCTACGTCCTGATGTCCCAGCTCCCCGGCGAGAGCCTGCACCACGCCTGGCCGCGCGTGCCCGGGGCCGACCGGGAGCGGCTCGTCGAGCGGGCCGGGCGGACGCTCGCCGCACTGCACGCCCTCGACCACGCGCCGCTCGCCGGCGCCCTCGGGCCCGGCGACTGGGACGCGTTCCTGGCCCGGCAGCGGGCGGGCGCCGTCGAACGGCAGCGCGCGCGGCACCTCCCCGAGCACTGGCTGGAGCAGATTCCGGACTTCCTCGACGCGGTGGCGGGCGTGGGGGAGCGCGCGGCGGAGAGCGCGGGGGAGCGCGCGGCGCAGGCGCCCGCCGCCGGGGGCCGGCGTGCCCTGCTGCACACCGAGTTCATGCGCGAGCACCTGCTCGCCGCGCCCGCGCCGGACGGCCGCTGGGAGCTCACCGGGCTCTTCGACTTCGAGCCCGCGATGATCGGCGACCCGGCGTACGACTTCGTGGCCGTCGGCCTCTACGTCACGCGCGCCGACCCCCGCCTCCTGGCCCGCTTCACCTCGGCGTACGGCCGCGCCTTCGAGCCCCGCAGACTCCTCGCCCACACGCTGCTGCACGTCTACAGCAACCTGCCCCGCTACCTGCGCGAGCTGCCCGCCCCGCCCGAGCCGACCCTCGACGCGCTGGCCGAGCACTGGTTCGGGCGGGGCTAG
- a CDS encoding glycosyltransferase yields the protein MSEPRLGVAIVTMGNRPKDVDALLESVAKQDVPPTRVVIVGNGTELPDFPAHPGEVTTIALDENLGCPGGRNVALRRLREFGDVDVAIELDDDGLLVDPDVFRTVQRLFAEDPRLGVVGFRIADEHGETQRRHVPRLRAKDPMRRGLVTSFLGGGHAFSMEMLERTGDWPADFFFTHEETDLAWRALDDGWKVLYEPALLLQHPKTSPARHAVYYRMTARNRVWLARRRLPLLLIPLYLAVWTLLTLLRTRSLGGLRAWAGGFVEGLRTSCGERRPMRWRTVWLMTKLGRPPLV from the coding sequence GTGTCCGAACCGCGCCTGGGTGTGGCCATCGTGACCATGGGCAACCGCCCCAAGGACGTCGACGCCCTCCTGGAGTCCGTCGCCAAGCAGGACGTCCCGCCCACCCGGGTCGTGATCGTGGGCAACGGCACCGAGCTGCCGGACTTCCCCGCCCACCCCGGCGAGGTCACCACGATCGCGCTCGACGAGAACCTGGGCTGCCCCGGCGGCCGCAACGTCGCCCTGCGGCGGCTGCGCGAGTTCGGCGACGTGGACGTGGCGATCGAGCTCGACGACGACGGGCTGCTCGTCGACCCCGACGTGTTCCGCACCGTGCAGCGCCTGTTCGCCGAGGACCCGCGCCTCGGCGTCGTCGGCTTCCGCATCGCCGACGAGCACGGCGAGACCCAGCGCCGCCACGTGCCGCGCCTGCGCGCCAAGGACCCGATGCGCCGGGGCCTGGTCACGTCCTTCCTCGGCGGCGGCCACGCCTTCTCCATGGAGATGCTGGAGCGGACCGGCGACTGGCCCGCCGACTTCTTCTTCACGCACGAGGAGACCGACCTCGCCTGGCGCGCGCTCGACGACGGCTGGAAGGTCCTGTACGAACCGGCGCTGCTGCTCCAGCACCCCAAGACGTCCCCCGCCCGGCACGCCGTCTACTACCGCATGACGGCCCGCAACCGCGTCTGGCTGGCCCGGCGCCGCCTTCCGCTGCTCCTGATCCCCCTCTACCTGGCGGTGTGGACCCTGCTCACGCTCCTGCGCACCCGGTCCCTCGGCGGCCTGCGCGCCTGGGCGGGCGGCTTCGTCGAGGGCCTGCGCACCTCGTGCGGCGAGCGGCGGCCGATGCGCTGGCGCACGGTGTGGCTGATGACGAAGCTGGGCCGCCCGCCCCTCGTCTGA